In the Clostridium cagae genome, GGGGGATTTGTAATGATAGAAACATTTGAACTTGGTGAAATAGTAAAAATGAAAAAACAACACCCATGTGGTTCATATGAGTTTGAAATTATCAGGTTAGGAGCAGATATAAAAATAAAATGTACAGGATGCGGTAGAATAATAATGCTTCCTAGAAGTAAATTTCAAACAAGAGCAAAAAAGGTAAAAAAAACTGAAGATTAGTATAAAAAGTAAAAAAAACTTGAATTAATGATTTTACACTGATATAATTAGAAAATGAAATCCCTGCTGTGTGAATAACACAGCCGTTAGTCCAAAGGAGGTGAAAATGATGAGAAAGTATGAAACTATATTTATACAACATCCATCATTCGATGAAGAAACTGTAAAAACAAACATCGAAAAGTTTAAAGGTGTTATAGAAAATGGTGGAGGAACAATCGAAAATGTTGATTTTTGGGGTAAGAGAAAACTTGCTTATGAAATATCAAAGGTTAGCGATGGTTACTACACTTTAGTTAGCTTTAATGCTGGTCCTGAATTACCAAAAGAATTAGATAGAGTATTCAGAATTACTGATGGTATAATCAGACATATCATTGTTAAAGAAGAAGTTTAAGGTGGTGTTTTAAATGAACAAAGTAGTTTTAATCGGAAGATTGACGAAAGATCCAGAACTAAGATTTACTCCTGGAGCTGGAACAGCAGTAACTACCTTAACATTAGCAGTTGATAAGTATAATTCTAAATCTGGTCAAAAAGAAGCGGACTTTGTACCTGTAGTTGTATGGGGCAAACAAGCTGAAAGTACTGCGAATTACATGAGTAAGGGTAGCCAAATGGCTATAAGTGGTAGAATTCAAACCAGAAATTATGAAGCAAAAGATGGAACAAAGAGATATGTTACAGAAGTAGTTGCTACAGAAGTTCAATTTTTAAGTAAATCAAATGCTTCAGGAAATGTTGGTACTAATTATGGTAACAACACTGAATATTCATCATCAAATAATCCATTTGATGGTATGAACTTTGAAGAAGACATAACTCCAGTAGATGATGGAGATATGCCATTCTAATTTAGGTAAGGAGGGAATAACATGAGCAGAGAAGATAATAGAAGATCTGGCGGAAGAGCTAGAAGATCTAAAAGAAAAGTTTGTGCTTTTTGTGTAGATAAAGCTGATTCTATCGATTATAAAGATATAAACAAGTTAAGAAAGTATGTTACTGAAAGAGGTAAGATACTTCCAAGAAGAATTTCTGGAACTTGTGCTAAGCATCAAAGACAATTAACAGATGCTATTAAGAGAGCAAGAAACATAGCTTTATTACCATTCACAACTGAATAGTAATAAAATTACTCCCCTGAGAAATCAGGGGTTTTTTATTATACAGAAATCTTTAATTTAAACGTATTTATAGCTATTATCCAAACGAAATGGAAAAATAATACAAATAAATATGTATATACCTTGCATTAGTAAGTAAAAAAATTTAAAATAATTATACAGGGTTGGGAAGTGTGAGGTGATTATAGATGAAAAAAGATGAATTAAATATAATGACTAGTGTTAAAATAATAGAAAATTTAAAAGCTCAATTATTATGTATTATAGGAGAATTTTTCAGATTATTAACAAAAGGCAGTAATATTACTCGTAATTCCATATTAGATTGTATTTCAGGTGCAATTAGCATATTATATGTTCTTGCAGAAAAGTTAGGATATTCTTT is a window encoding:
- a CDS encoding MazG-like family protein; this encodes MKKDELNIMTSVKIIENLKAQLLCIIGEFFRLLTKGSNITRNSILDCISGAISILYVLAEKLGYSFAEVDHVMKENLELGIRAEDEVEKDGKSLSKLKTYINNRRD
- the rpsF gene encoding 30S ribosomal protein S6, producing MRKYETIFIQHPSFDEETVKTNIEKFKGVIENGGGTIENVDFWGKRKLAYEISKVSDGYYTLVSFNAGPELPKELDRVFRITDGIIRHIIVKEEV
- the rpsR gene encoding 30S ribosomal protein S18, coding for MSREDNRRSGGRARRSKRKVCAFCVDKADSIDYKDINKLRKYVTERGKILPRRISGTCAKHQRQLTDAIKRARNIALLPFTTE
- a CDS encoding DUF951 domain-containing protein gives rise to the protein MIETFELGEIVKMKKQHPCGSYEFEIIRLGADIKIKCTGCGRIIMLPRSKFQTRAKKVKKTED
- a CDS encoding single-stranded DNA-binding protein, with amino-acid sequence MNKVVLIGRLTKDPELRFTPGAGTAVTTLTLAVDKYNSKSGQKEADFVPVVVWGKQAESTANYMSKGSQMAISGRIQTRNYEAKDGTKRYVTEVVATEVQFLSKSNASGNVGTNYGNNTEYSSSNNPFDGMNFEEDITPVDDGDMPF